The following is a genomic window from Scleropages formosus chromosome 11, fSclFor1.1, whole genome shotgun sequence.
GAAAACCTTGCACCAAATATCACTGTATACAGGTTTATGCATTACTGAAATAAGAAACTGTCTTTAAAGAAGaccaaaaagtaaatgtatggAGAGTGATATTTAGAAGCTATTGACCTACtataccagtcaaaagtttgagtgcatTTACCGAAAGCTTTCACAAGTCATTCATTCTTTACCAGTAACCATTTACAGAGTTTGGGGTCCTGACAGTCCTCAGCCTATCCAGGAAACATGAGgtgtgaggcaaggtacaccctggataagacaccagtctatcgcaggacATTCACTCAAACATTCACACATTGTGGCCAATGTGgagtcaccgattcacctgaaatgtcttcggactgtgggagatAATAGAGCACCTGGgacaaacatggggaaaacattcaaaccTACTTGCTTAACAGGTCTGATCACAAAATGTGATCTTGTGACTCTTGTCCAATTCTTCACATGCAAACTTTGGACTGGTAATGTAGATTCTCTAGTGATTATAGTTaaactgtatttctgttttatatgaTACCTGGCAACTTTTTGGTGATATAGAGCAATAACTTGTATATCCTTAGTGACTTGCAGTACATCTGTTTTTGTCCAGTTTTCTGGGTGTTAAAATCTTTCAGCTCAGGTCAGCTATTTTCTACCATCTACTGCCAAAGGAAAACAGGTAAAAGTCTTTATCCCTTTTGTCTGTTGTCACTGTTTTACTGTAGGTATTCATATTCTTACTGCTgactttgtgttgctgtttgCCTGAGTGTTCCTAAGAGCAAGTTAATCAATTAGGTTGCATGAGGAGATGGTTATGATGAAGCAACACAGAAAGTGTCATTGTGATAAAAGAGCAAGCCCATTCACTCAGGAGCTGAGACTCGGTGACTGCTCAGGATCGTTGAGGTCGCAGTCACTTTAGACATGaattgaaaaacactgaaatgaaattaagaaTATTCTATACAACTATAATGCTATATTCCACACAACTACATGTAGTGGCCACTGATTTTCCACTAAAGGCCTTAGTAAAGCCACCACCTGTCCTGGTCATGTGACTTATTTAAAACATGTACAGGGCTCTTACATGCCTGTGAAAGTGTGTAAAGTTAACATGCTTTTCAGTCTTACTGTAAAATGTCAATCTTCAttcttaatgaaaatatatgtaaaagaaATGGCAGAAAGATTTGACACAAGGAATGTATATCAGGAAAGTTATATAACAGGTACATGATATCCAGTAGTATGTAGCTGTTCTTCCCGTTTTTACCAGCTTAACCAGAGTCTCAGTGACCCTTGAATAATGACAGCCTCCATGAAGGTTGGCTTACAAGGCAAATTAAGGACACACACTACACTGTTTGCCTGGGTGCTCACACTTTGAACTGAACACTACCTGGCGGAATCAAAGAAGCTATAGTGATACATAATTAAATGCATATGCAATAAGTGACATCAGCACTTGATATTGCATTCTTCAGTACATCTTAAACAGGATATAGCTAGCATATATGGAGCACTGCTATTCAATctgtaattagttttttttttttttttactttaagaaATGCTTAAAGCTATACTAAAGTGGTGCATgtacatatttacttttaagtttttgcaaattaaaataaatttgagcTCATCTCTTATTCCATTGCCATAGAttaatcaatatttttattgtacattttgatATATGCTGTGCGTAATATGTAACAGCAATCTTTTGTTGCTAGTATATTCATATTAAAGACCTCATCTGTCTTactgatatatatgtatacatacttatgtttaataaaaatataaacccAAAGTTCAACATATTTTAAGCATATTTAAGTACATCATAAttgctttatgtattttactgtagcagcagtTCTGAAGTGCTTTTGGAATTAGCAGCAATGTTTCATGGAACAGGATTTATTTACATCAACATCATGACTTGAGTTAAATTTAGATTTGGCAAAGGAGTTCTTTTCAGACTACAGAGCCCTGACTGACACAATGTCCTGCTTATCAGTCATCTCTTGGTAGAGTATCATATTGCATCCAGTCAATGACAAATCAGAAATCAAACCCTGCTTGTTCCACTGCCAGCTCACGGTGGCACatagcctattccagaagcacaggttGCAAagctaggcagggtacaccagtCCAACACATGGCAGTCACAtgctaagagcaatttagaatcgccagttcacctgaaactcacctttggactgtgggagaaaactggaggagaacatgcaaagttcctgaacctacacccaaacagagcgaccctctgtgccaccgtgccggcCTACAAACGAGAGTCAAACAGATCCATATTCAATCATTTATTCCTACAGGTAACATATTACCACCTTCAAATATTTCTGCTCCACTTCTAACTCAAACCTTTGATTTGCTGTGATTTGGGGTTCACGGAATAATTCCATTAAAGGCTTGAGACTGAAGAAatacaacaatgaaaaaaaaatcaaaatcaccAGGCAAGTTTGTGTGTGGAagttttatttaagaaaaagacaaaggacATAAAGGTAAACTGGGGGATTCTGTACGGAAATGAGACGGCCGGCTACTcatttctccttctccttttgcTCCTTCTCTTTCTTGTCCTTCTCGGCCTTGGCCTCCTCTGCCTCATGCTTTTTGATGAGCTCCTCTACCTCTTTTTGTTTCAGGACCTTGATCTTGGTCTTCCCGTTCTCTCGGGTCAGAGTGGCAATTTCCACTGCAATGGACAAGGCAGAAGTCACACcatgtacaatttttttcctgtatctgtccctgaggttttttctccagtgtgttAATGAGATCACTGTCACAGCCTACTTTCAACACCAGGACTGACTTTGACACTGACCTTTCTCAGCAGAGAGCTTGCTGACATCCATGGTTTTATTCAGCACTTTGATGGCTAATGCAAGTGCAGATGACAAAGTCATTTCTCCCTCTTTAAAGTCCTGCTTCAGCATGGAAACTGCAGCCTGTGGAGAGGACATACGGTCACATAGTGACAATGTAGTTAGGCAGAACTAAAAGCAATCAATCATTAAATATACAAAGGCCCAGTGCATACAGAAGCCTTTTTCTGATTCCATGCAATCCATTTCAGTTTTAGAAAGAGCTGCCAAAACTGTGCAATCTTGCTGTCATAAACGTGCAGTATTTCCACAAGTACAACAGCGCCCTCTAGTACCAAACCCTTGTCACGTTTTCAGTACAAGTTGTGTGACACATTCTGCACACTTTATCTCAAAAATGACTTTTTCTGAATTTTAGCACTTACTGCACTGTTGTTTCCTATGCAGGTGGCCTTCCATCCACCATAGTTTCCACTGGGATCGCTTTGGTACAGCTGAAAGCCGTAGTGTTTGTCCCATCCCATGTAGAGTAGAGACACTCCGAATGGTCTCTTCCCTTTACATTAACACACAATCATCACATAAATTTCCTTGCATTCACAACACATACTGTAAAAGATTTCAGACTGCATGTACAAAACCTGTCATGTGCTGCATCACTAATTATGTTTTCTCACAAAGTCTAacagtgacagaaaaaaaacctgaaaattttACAGTGATTGTGTCTATGAAAAAACAATACGTTAACTCCAAGATCCAACCAAACTTTCTTTATGCACAGGGCACTCATTCATTTGAGGGACCCTTTTCATGGTACCGTACCTCCAAACTGCGTGTAGGCTTGCTTAATGTCACACAAAGCCGTTACCAGCTGTTCACAAGGGATTGGTTCCTGGTACTGCAGCAAATACCTGAGTACAGTAACATAATTTTCACTCGCAAATATtaaacagagcagaaaaaccATCTAAAATAGAAAGACTGTGTCTGAGGGACAAACTGAACATCTGTAAAATGTGAAGTGTTACTGATTACATTTCCCCAGCCTTCAAGAATTATATAGAAAAAGTCTGAAGCCTGAGTCTTGCCATTGACCTCTGCTGCTGCACAGTCCCTGCTTACCTCTGTGCTATTAGCCTTAGTTCGTTAGTCAGCACATTTGCATCTGACGTAATCCCAGCAACACTGCACGCCATGTCTCTGCAACAGAAAGCAACATGACATTATGGCCCTTACACTCGACCAGCTATTTGTCCCTAAATAGTAAACCAATATTgcacccagaaaaaaaacattcagagaTAACAAGGAACAGGCAGTAACTTCTAATTGCTGGGGGGAAAGTAAATTTTCATTAGTCTTGTCTATTAATAGACTTACTCGTTCAGTTTGTagattttttctgaaaagaaaacttCATCAAGAAGTTTGTGGATGTTTCGCCTCTCAGCTGCCAGTAACACACCATCGTTGGCCAGAATGCCGAGGCACGTTCCAGCGTGTCCTATGGCTTCCATGGCATACTCCACCTGGTACAAGCGACCTTTCaatgaatataaaaagaaaGTTATGCTGACAGCAGAGTCATTCAATATTTAACAGGATTTAAATTATGGTATTTATCTCAGgataaatagttttttaaaaaaaaagatactggAAAAGAACTTCCTTAAAGGTATGCATCTACTCAAGAAGAAATTGGAGCTCAACATAGGGACACTTCTGTTTGGTTAATACAGGGTTAAAATTCAGATACTAATCTTCGGAATGAATTAATtatcaaaacaatttttaattctgattttaaaataaataaataaaactcttGCCTTCAGGAGAGAAGATAGTTGTCCGTGAATCATATCTTCGAGACTGGAATAGAAGGTGTAATACACAggattgtttttcatttcacaatGATGGTCTAGATTCAACTATTATGACATGGGTCAtccttaaaatatttgtattaacaCATATTATATGCTTAGCTATTTAAAACTTGGTACAATGCAAAAGGGATCTAAAAAAGCAAactgattaataaaaacaagatgTGAAACTGCATTTAGAGGCCTTAAGAAACTTaaatttcaaatgtaatttCTAAATACCTACTTACCATGATTAAGGGTTCCCTTAAAAGAAAGAacctgcaaaaaataaacaacagtcagtctgtaatatttacatgtggcagcaggtggcacagtggttagagctgtcacctgcCAATTGGAAGGACCTGGATTCAAATTCCTGCTTTAACTAAAGTACCCTtaaaaaggtacttacctttttaccctgaattcttCCAATAAAAATCATCTACTAGCGGTACAAACAAGGCAGTAATTTTAAGATCCATATACACCTCACAATCTAAGTCACTTGGGAGAGAAGTATCATCTacattaataaacaataataatattattcaaAGACAATTTGAAATGTAGTTATCTGGCAGCTTAAAACAAAATTTGATACTATTATTTATCCAGTCAGATGATAGCTGCAAAACTTAAAAGTTTCCTTCATAAGACagatgtttgtatgttttacagcagctgtgtgtgtgatcacagcACAGTCAGTGTCCCATTCAATTCAGAAATAAAGGTGAAGAAAAGAGTGCAGGAGagacttcacacacactgacactcacAGTCACTGCGGAGCAAATTATGAGACGCATGATGATGTAATGGAGCTACAAACCCTGAAGGAAGTGGGTTCGAGTCGCACACCCCACTCTTGTTGTGGTACCACTAACAAAGTTTCTAGCCGATTCAATAAAAAAGATCCTGCTTCATAAACGGGTAATATTGTCCATGATCATGTTGAATATAAGCATCATCAGCTAAGCAAACTTAAGTGAGTAAACAGTGTAAGAGTGACGAATGAATATTCCCCAACCAGCATCAaacaaaatgaagaagtgaACGCAAACACCGCACATACCTAGCATAATACTTGAGTTGGACTAAGTAAACCAGTCGTGTCATGCGACGGATAACTGAGCTTATTGTGAAGACAACAAGGTTGTGGTAGAACTGAAAGTGAAATCAACACTCAGCTAGCTAAGCCGGCTAACACACACATTACGTAATTTACGGTTGCCACTCtagcttttgttttttgctgaacCACATTTTTAGACAATCTACACTGATAACGTGTAGACCTCCTGGAGTCCCACTATGGAAATTATCCTGGGCCTGGCAAAACGCATAAGCTACAACATGATTTCCAACCGCTCCGGCTTGTTGGTGGAGGATGAAGCAGCAACTTTTTTCGCGCATCGCATCGACGTCGTCGGCCGGGCCAGAAAAGCCGGAAAAAGTCACCCGTTACACCTCAATGCAGAGACGTTCACAGTGAGCACAGCGAGGTACCGAAcacattacttttaaaatacGTCCAGTGCTGTTCAAGAGTGAGAGATGCGGatataaatgtgtgttattACCTTGTAACTGATGTCCTGTCAGTGTTAATAGAGAGAGTCGAGCGGATACTGAGAACAGAGGAAAACTGCAGGAAAGGAGCCGCGCGAAAGGAAGTGAAAGAAATGAAGACGCGCGGGGATGTTTAGCGCCCCTATCGAGCAGGAGGACACACTACACACCGGGGTTTCGGAcactggggggcggggggtgacCGGGGGCGGGAGGTGACCTGGGGGGTGGGTGACGGGGGTCACAGTCCTTTTCTGGGCAAGGGCCCCAATCATTATTGTAATCTGCTTTAAAGAATCATAGTAAGTCACATGCAGACTCTTAAAGCTCTCtctctatatacacacacacacacattttcagaaccgcttgtcccatacggggtcacgggaaaccggagcctgacccggtaacacagggcgtaaggccagaaggggagggggacacacccaggacgggacgccagtccgtctcaaggcaccccaagcgggactcgaaccccagacccaccagagagcaggactgtggttcaacccactgcaccaccgcaccccctcctctctctatataatatatatatattcatatataggAAAAGATTTATTCAGAGTTTTTtatataagatttttttaaataacatattttgtatgtttatttttattttataaaatataatatataatatgaaataaataaataaatatatataaaatgatacacatatattttttctatttaatatttacattagggggtgcggtgcagcagtgggttggactgggtcctgctcttcagtgggtcttgggttcaagtcccgcttggggtgccttgcgatggactggtgtcccgtcctgggtgtgtcccctccccctccggccttacgccctgagttgccaggtaggctctggctccccacgaccctgtatggatCAAGcagttcaaaaaatgtgtgtgtgtgtgtgtgtgtgtgtgtgtgtgtgtgtgtgtgtgtttacactatggggggtgcagtggcgcagaccgggtcctgctctccggtgggtctggggtttgaatcccgcttagggtgccttgcgacggactggtgttccgtcctgggtgcgtcccctccccctccagccttacgccctgagttgccaggttaggctctggttccccatgaccctgtatgggacaagcggttcagaaaatgtgtgtgtgtgtgtgtgtgtgtgtgtgtgtatttacattatatttatttttaataaataaagagggggcatagtggcacagcagatttggcctgtgcctgctctctggtgggtctggggtttgagttctgcttggggcgccttgtggcagactggtgtcccgtcctgggtgtgtccctcccccccagccttgcgccctgtgttgtcgagttaggctccagcttgctgcgaccctgctccggacaagcggttgtagacattgtatgtgtgtataataaattaataaatatttttgttagatTTTTATATAGagagatttattcattttacttagATGCTGTGTGTTCAGGTATGTGTCTACATGTAATTATTTTACCAAAGAAATCAATAGAATTCATAGTATTTATGGTTAGTTTATATTAATCGTTTTACTAAATGTTTTTGCATTCATAAAGTGAAGAATTATCATTTCATTCAGCTGGTATTTTGGTTAGAACCACTGGTTTTTGAcacagaggttgtaggtttgaatcccacacctggtaaaaggtacttacccagaattactTAGCTCTGTAAATGGATTAAATAAGTGCCGGTATCTTAACATCTCAAGATGTattggagagaagtatcagcCACATAAGTAAATGAAGCATTCATTTGCTCCACAGTATTTGGTTTCAGAAGAACTTATAGGAAAATGTGTGCTGTAGAGGGCGCGCTGCACTCTAGTAAAATCTGTCTTGGCCAGGGTACACTCATTGTAAGGCATACAGTACTCGACAGTAAACTATATTCACACAAATTCATTACCTTGTACAGAGTTGCCTTTATGATTCACGGActgtgaatttaaatatttgaagaaTAATAGCCAAGTACGTAAAGGACTAATTTTACCATAAGCTCCCCACAAGGTGTATAAGTAGTTTACATTTTGCTGGTTAAGACAATTCATCAAGTAACcaaacagaatgaaataatCTTTATAAAAATACTACACTGGAATGGGCAAATTTAACAGTTATTTAGTTGAGAGGAATTGTCTCGGCATTTTTTGCAAATTAGAATGAGCCTCAACGAGTGATTCTCAGGCCCAAACGTGCCAAAACAATTTTTATCGGCATCAAATCATCAGATTTAAAACAACTGGAACCGAAGGCCACGTATGGCGTCAAAAGAGAGTTATTAACAATTTCAGTGTAATAAAAAGCTATGGGCAGAGCCAAAATACTTCAGTTTTTACTTTCACCTTTTTCCCACATCTAGATGGATTGTGTGCAGTAATTGGCCCTGTCTGCATTGTAAAGGCTTTGTAGAGAAAGTGAAATTGAATGCCTCTAGTTCAAACTCTGGGCAAGCACGTGGCCCCCTGCAATGATTTTCTCTGAAGTCCCTAATctacccccccgacccccccaggCAGTACCTTTTGTTTGTCATTCCCTCTGATTTAGTGCCCAATCACTGCCATAGAGACACAGGGATGCCGCTTTTCAGGGGTCATGAAAAATGCGCCAGAACATTAGGACACATGGGCACATGGCGGGTGCTGATCCACCTCCAAACACACCCCAGCTCACTGCAAGGCTTTCAGTTATTGTAATGGCAGTAGCACAATGCCAGGGTAAAGACTAAAATAAGGTAAAGAGTGCTGATCAGCCTCTGCTGGTTTGGAAGACTGTCAGTCACAGTCCTTCCAACGGTCCAAATGGAACATGTTGCTTATAGAGCAACTTCATTGTAAAGAAACACATGACTCCTAGTGactgatttaaaatttaaatgtcgACGTTTCTCTCTGTCCAAACACCAACGGAAAGAAtgataaaacagcaaaattataGTAAAAATGGCTGGGGTGAACAGAAACTTCCATCATAGGTTTCAACATAAAGCAGTGCAGCATCTCCAAGCCAACCCACACATAAGTAAAATTCCTCCGAGTTCAAAAACTGAGTTTACAGTTAATAAATCGCAGCTCATCCACTGCCTAGAGCGCTTGCGTGGAGCCGAAGATGTGGCAAGAACGCCGGTGATCTAAAGAGCACACAATAGCCTCAAAGATGCGATAACTCACTAAACCTGTCTTTTAAAAGTGAACTCTAAGATTCACTCAACCTCAGTATCTCAAAA
Proteins encoded in this region:
- the psma4 gene encoding proteasome subunit alpha type-4, whose amino-acid sequence is MSRRYDSRTTIFSPEGRLYQVEYAMEAIGHAGTCLGILANDGVLLAAERRNIHKLLDEVFFSEKIYKLNEDMACSVAGITSDANVLTNELRLIAQRYLLQYQEPIPCEQLVTALCDIKQAYTQFGGKRPFGVSLLYMGWDKHYGFQLYQSDPSGNYGGWKATCIGNNSAAAVSMLKQDFKEGEMTLSSALALAIKVLNKTMDVSKLSAEKVEIATLTRENGKTKIKVLKQKEVEELIKKHEAEEAKAEKDKKEKEQKEKEK